TTCAGCTCCATTTTTTGAGCATTCAACGACAAGCTTTCCTGAACCGCAACCGATATCCAGAATTCGCTTCCCTGAAATTGGAGTGGATAACTCTAAGGAAATTTTTAATCTTTTTATCAAACCAGGGCGTCTAAGCCAAGTATTTATTATACTATCAAAAACGCCTTCTGGTTTTTCGTAATATGAATCAAAATCCAATGCGAGATTTTCAAAATATTCCTCTACTCTCGTATTATTCATGCAAAATTTCCTCCCGTATCGAAGCAAATCTGAACTCTTTTAATAATTTCTTAAACTTCTTTTCTGTAGAAGATAATTTATAATAATGGTACCATTTAAGACTATTTACCCTCGGTTGATCAGAATCCAATTCCCATGGATGTATATAAAAAATTACATATCGATTTTCTTTGTTAATCCTATTTATGGCGTACTTAATAAACCAATAAGGAAATAATCTCAGATAAAAACCTCCTGCTATTGGTATATTTTTATGCACAAATGGAAGTCTATAAACTGAAAGTGGAATCTCTAAAAATTCCTCAACCGGATCAGCTTCCTTCTTTATGTTTGCCGATGAGATATGATATGGTGATAAAGGGGCATCTGGTACGCCATATAGATGGGTTTTTATTGGGAATACGCTCGAATCATATTTCAACCCATTCCTCTTTAGTACATCTATTGCCCATGCAGTTTCTTCCATAACAGTAAATTGGCAAGCCCGATATCCCATTACTTTATCCCCAGTTATCTTTTCCAATATTCTAACGGATTTTATCAAATCCTCTTCAAATTCAGATTGTGTTTGCTGTGTAATCGGAGTATGGCTATATCCATGTGTGGCTATTTCATGATTTTCTTCTCTGATCCTCTTTACCAAATCCGGAAAATGCTCTGCAACATAACCCAATATAAAAAAAGTTGCTCTTATATTTGATTCATTCAATAATTCGATTATTTTATTGGTGCTTTCAACCACCCGATCTTCATATAAATCCCATGTTGAGATATCTGTATCCATATACCAATCCTCAACATCTACTGTCAGAATATTTGTTACCATAGTCCCTATCCTGCAGTAAAATTAAAATTCATCATCTGATATTCTCCCCGCCATCACCCTCCCAATCCTCTCCGCCGCTTTCCCATCCCCGAATGGATTCCTCCAGCCGTTCCCCTTTGCAAGCATGCTTCTGGCGCACTCCACTACCCTCTCAGGCTCAACCCCTGCAAGCATATTCGATCCAACCTCAACAGTCTCAGGTCTCTCAGTGTTATCCCTGAGGGTAACGCACGGCACGCCCAAGATGCAGGTCTCTTCCTGCACGCCTCCCGAGTCCGTTAAAACAAGGCGCGCATTGCTCTCAAGCTTCAGGAAGTCAAGGAAATCCAATGGCTCTATCAATCTGATATATCCATTTGTCCTGATTTTAAACTCCTCCATCCTTTTTCTTGAGCGGGGATGGATGGGATAGATAACAGGAATATCAAATTCATGGCTAAGTTTCTCGATACCCTTCAGCATCGCCGTGAACCTTGCAGGGTCGTCCACATTCTCCTGCCTGTGCGCTGTCAAAAGAAAATATTCATTTGGTTCTACATTCAGCTTTTCCAGAATGCTCTTTTCCTTTGCGAGCCTTAAATTCTGATGGACTGCATCCACGATGGTGTTCCCGGTAACGAATATCTTCTCTTCGGGGATGCCTTCGTGCAGCAGTATTTCCCTGGATTTTTCTGTGGGTGCGAAGAGGTAACCTGACGCATGGTCTGCCAGGACTCTGTTTAATTCCTCAGGCATACGTCTGTCATAGCTTCGCAACCCTGCTTCTACATGACCCACTGTTATTCCGAGCTTGGACGCAGCAAGCGCACCCGCAAGCACAGTGTTCGTGTCCCCCTGCACCATCACGGCATCCGGCTTCTCCTTGATGAGCACCTTCTCGATCCCTGCCATCATCCTTCCTGTCTGTTCACCGTGCTCGCCTGATCCGACCTCGAGGTTATACTTCGCCTCCGGGAGCTCAAGCTGCTCGAAGAACACCCTGTCCATGCTGTAGGAATAATGCTGACCCGTATGCAGGATAAAATAATCCAGGCTCCTTCGCTCGCATTCCCTCATAACCGGAGACATTTTTATGATTTCAGGTCTTGTTCCAAGGATTATTGCAAGGCTCACGCTTTCACTTCCCGTTTCTCCCGGATCAATCTCGACATAGTATGCAGTATCATCCCTGTAAATGCCATAAAAAACCCCACCAGGGTAAGCAATATCATCAGCAGCGTTGGACCGAACCTCAGGCTTCCCCCAAGATAAAAGCTCCTGAGAAAACTCAAACCCATCCCGATCCCCACTATCGCGAACACAATCCCTGGCACTGTAAAATAAACAAGCGGTCTGTTCAGCTCCATATCCGCCAGCACCTTCATCAGGACTCTAACCCCGTGGCTCACCGGATTCTCTGTCGAGCAATCTACATCATACCTCACCCCGATCTCCACTTCTTTTACCCTTAATCCTGCACTGGCTGCATCCATCAGCATCTCGCTCTCTATGCCAAAGCCGCTCTGCCTGAATTTGAATGCAGGCACCGCACTTGCTGCAAACGCCCTGAAGCCGCTCTGCGTATCTGTAATATGAAGTCCGCTGTTCAGGTTTGTGGCTGTATCAAGTACGTTCTGTCCTATGCGTCGGTAAAAAGGCGTGTTCTTTCCATTGCCGTTCATATAGCGGCTGCCGTTCACCATGTCCGCTTCTCCGTTAAGGATTGGAGCCACGAGCTTCGGGATCTCTTCAGGGTTGTGCTGCCCGTCGGAATCAAGGGTTACGATGACCTTTGTACCATTCTGCGCTGCAACCTGAAAACCTGTCTTAAGCGCAGCACCCTTGCCTTTGTTGGTAGGATGACGGATAACTTTAGCCCCCGCTATTTCAGCTATCTCTGCAGTATGGTCTTTACTTCCATCCTCGACAACTATAACACGGTCGGCATGCTGTCTGCAGCGTAATACCACGCTGCCTATGGATACTTCTTCATTGAATGCGGGAATTATTGCAGTTATTGCTCCGGTCATGGTCGTCCTCCTGCTGGTTTTTTCTGCTTTTTGAATCCTCTTATGCAATTAAAGGTCATTTTGATAAAAACTCCCCCATTATACAATTATCTGCCCAATGCAACGTTGCCTACCTTTTTCAAATGAGAATAATAAATCTTGAATTATTAGTCATTTATTAGGACAATACCACCTACCTTCATTAGAGAATTGTTCTCAATCTATATGAATCTTTTCTAAATTATTAAATCATCTCAATTATAATCATTATAATAATACTCTTCATGCACAATTTTACTGCACGATACCATTCAGTGGGGAATCCAAGGAATGTTTTCATAGTGCACATTAAGGACATTGGCATTATCAACTCGATAGTTGCATGTATGGCAAGTGCTCAATAATGTTTTTGTATTATTCTTTCATAATTTTTGTACCTGTTTAAAAAAAAGAATTCCCCATTTTCTGTCCGATACGCATTCGATTTCTCCTTGCATACTTCAGGTAAACAAGAGCAAAGAAGGCGTACCATAGCGGAAAGATAATGTATCCGGCAAAGCTCTCTCCCCCCTCCACTGCGGAAGGTCCGAAATAGTAGCCCGCAAACAATAGCAGCATAAGACGCAAAAGGTTCTGGATTGAGGTGCCAATGATACCAAAAAGCAACATGGCTGCCCATTGCTTTCTTGGAAGCGGAATATCAAGAGACATCAGGGCAAAAACCGCAAGAAATACAGAGATCGAGGCAGCGCCCGAACATTCGGCATTGATGATTACTATGAGTCTTTCACTCGAAAGCGTGGTCATTGAAATTGCTGTACCGCTGGTTGTGATCGTGATAAAGTTTTTCGCAATAGTATAGACCATCCATGTGGTAGCCTGAGCATACTGCACTCCTGCAAAAGTATTCACAAGCTTAGGAAACGCTATTCCGAAGCCGTATATGCACAGAAGAAGCGCGGGTAGGGAAGCAGCCTCGCCGAAAAATACGAACGCAAGTCCCACCCATGCAAGGAGGAGGCGGAATATTTCAAATTCCAGAGCCACTGCAGGCAGGAAGAAAGAAGCTATCACAATCCCTGCCCCGCCTGCTGCAAACCAAGGTGCAGGCTTCGCGTCCCGGATCTCGCGTCGCTTTGCGAATAAAAAGATCACACAAAGAAAAAGCACTGCCCACGGATACACGCCGTTGAGGGTAAAGTATTCAGGCGACAGGTTTGACAGTGATTTCAATGGATTAAACAGGACTGCAGCAGCTGAGGCAAATATGAAAAAGTACCCAATCCTTTGCTTCAGCGCAATGTCCATCAGGTTCATAGTGGTGCAGGAGTAAAAATCCTTTGTATCAACTGAATGTGAATTCAATGCTATCGATGGGCTTTGCACGGTCATCTCGATAGACAGTGAACGATGCATTCTGTATAGGACCTTCAGTAAGTCCGGTGGTGTCGTCGTACTGTTTTTCGATCTGGAGAGTCATGGAAAGTGAAAATGGTAATCCAGGAAATACTTCAACAGTTTCATTCGTAAAAAATTGAGAATTCGTAAGAACCTGAACCGTATAGTTATGATTAATTGCATCATCATTATTTATTCGGACTGAGATCTGTGATATCTTTCCGAGCTGTTCGTTATAACCATCCACTCTGTTAAACTCCACGGGTTTCGTGTATTTTGTTTCCTGCTGGTATACTCCCTGAACGATGAATATCAGTATACTTACCAGAACTAATAGTAAAAATATATAAACATATTTTAATTTATAATTCATTTAAGTATACTTTTCCGCAATCTCGTATAAAATATTCCAATTAAGAATAGGGGTACAGCCAAACCAAATTTACTGAACTCCGGGGCTTCAACGACATCAAAGGGGAATAATGAGGTTCCTCTTAATACGTATTTTCCTCCACCGAGATATCTATATTCATCAACAGATATTTTCCACGTACCTGTGACACCTACTATACAAGAAGAACTTACATATTTATTTCCAATAGTTATACTTCCAGTATTAGGACTTTTTGAAGAACATGCAGTGTTTCCATCAGGGTATTTCCATGTAAACAACATATATTTGTTTTTAGCATCATAGTTTGTACTTGTTACTGTATCAGTAACCCCATTGTTCACTATGACTGGAGGAGTTGGGGTTATTGTATGGGTATAAATAGGAGTCGGCGTAGGTGTGGGTGTAGGCTTGGGTGCGGGTGTAGGCTTGGCATCGGCAACACTTGCTGCATTGACGAACAATAAAATAATAATTACCAGTAATACTAATTTTCTCATTTATCTCACCCCTCCAATGATCAAAGCAATCTGCGTGAGCACCATTCCTACGAATATTATGAATAGCACGCTGGATAGCCTGCCGAACCTGGTGCGCAGGTTTCCAACGGCACTCTGGCGCTTCCCGGCAAGCGTCTCTGAGAGTTCCATATATATAAGCAGGACTATCAAAGCAATGCTGATTATCAGGCCTACGTTCAGCGCATTGTGCGTAACGAAGGATTCATCGTAGTATCCCATGGAGTTAATAGAATTCGAACCCTTTGCAGATGACGAACTGAGCACTGACGTGGCAAACGTGGCAAATGAAACAAAGCTGCTCAATAACGCAGGATGATATGCAGGAACTGAAAGGGATGTTATGGAATTTCCGCTATCTGATTGTGTTTTCGCCACGAATGTTACCTGCTCCCCGGTTTTCAATTGGTTGCTGTAAACGTAATGGAACTGCCTGCCTGCGTTTGGCGCAAGGACAGCTATGCCGCTCATTACAATCTCACCGTTCGCATAAAGCCCGTAATGGGTATCCGCCTCTGTACCTGACGGATTGTTCAATAAAAAGGTCACTACGATTGGCTCCCCTTGTTTTGGCGCCTCAGGCAATGCCCGTATCGCGACCGGATCCAAGCGTGACTGCAAGCTTGCAGCAAAGCTGCCAAGGATTAGAATAGCAAACCACAACACAACTATCTTGAATAAAAGTCCGCGCTGTCCTATTCCCCCGTTACTCATTTTCTATTCCTCCTAATTTGCTGAAATTATTATTGTCATTATACATGACGACCACCTGCGTTTTTTATGACTCGCCACTCTAAGATCTACAGTTATTATAACTGTGAATACGATTCTTATTTTAGAGCTGACAATTTACTATTACATTTAAAGGTATTTAAATTTATCTATTAATAAATATAATAATTATTATCATCATCCTTATGCAAATTATCAGTACATATAGATGATATGGAAAAGCAGTATAATTATATAACTTAAAGTACTGAAACATTACCATGGTTAATTATATTTCTAAGAAAATCGAGTTCAGCCACACGAGCTCCAGATTTTTTATTCTTTTGATCTTTATTGCCATTATTGTATCCGAGTATATATTTGCATTCAAGGATGTAAGCTACGGCATAGTGCTCTCTCTCTTTATAACGATCGCAATTTATGTCACAATATCAGTCACCAGGATGGAAGGAGATTTCGTAAATTCGGCAGAATCTCTTGCGCTAATACCAATTTATGTGCTTTTTACCGCATCCCTCCCCTGGTTTTTCATCAGCCAGCAGTACCTCTTGCCTGCGGTTTACTCTTTGATCCTTGCCCTCTGCTTTTGGCATATAAACGAGCGCAATATAGACCTTCATGAGCTTGGATTCCGTTCAGAAGGCGCACTGAAATACGCTCTCATCGGTGCAGCATTAGCTATTCCAACCGGGATTATAGAATATATAATCCTCATGCCTTCACCATCATTCCCTTCTTTTGAAATCACGATTTTGCTTCGTGATGCGCTCTATATGCTGTTATTTGTCGCTCTGGCAGAAGAACTCTTGTTCAGAGGCATTATAATGAATGACCTGAAAAAAGTGTTCGGCTTGAGAACAGCGATCCTGGCACAGAGTGCCATGTTCGGAATCATGCATATGACATGGCGCTCATCCTATGAGATTGCATTCACTTTTTTCGCGGGTGTACTTCTGGGATACTTTTATTATAGAACAAGGAGTCTCGTCGGTCCAATAGTAATGCACGGAATGAACAATATTATTCTCGTCTCTTTGATGCCGTATATATTTCCTGTTGTACATAAGTGGTTTACATGAAGGCCGGGCTCAGGGTCGATGTTGACTGCATCGCGGATGCTCTGGCACTTCCTGCACTTCTTGATATTCTCGAAAAATATGATTCCAGAGCAACTTTTTTTATTGTTACAGGTCCCGATGATACATTTCGAAATATTGGGCACTATGCAGGAAAAAAAATCCTTGATCTGCCTCTCAGAAGATATGGAATGGGGTTTTTCCACGGACTTTTAAAGAAACATGTGGAATCCCATCCCAATCTTAAAATTCTCATTGATACCGAACATGAGATAGGGCTTCATGGTTACAGACATTACGAATGGATGAATTTTCTTCAAGGGAAAAGCAAAGAGGAGATCTCGACAATGATATCAAAAGGGTGCGAGCTGTTCGAAAATGAGTTCGGCTTCCCTCCAAGCTCGTTTGCTTCACCAGGTTTTCGGACCAGCAATGAATACCTCCTCGCACTCGATGATTTTGGTTTTGATTATTCCAGCGACTTCTATGGTGACAGAGCATTCTATCCGGAAATAAATGGCAAAAGGCTAAAAACCATGCAGGTTCCAGTTAGCATGCTCTCAACTGGCGAATTAGGCGCCGATGACAGCGATATACTAAGGAGGGTAAAAGAGCTTTGTAAGAGCGAATATTTTGTTTTCTACATTCATCCCTCTTATGAGTCAGTCTTTAAAAAGAACCTTTTAGAGCAAATCCTGAACCTTACAGGAGGCACCAGAACACTTTCGGAGATTCATGAAAATCCTTCAGATATATGAGCTTGATCCGCTGAAACGAATCGGGGGCGTGGAGGTTGCTGTTTTCGAACTCTCGCGCCACCTTGCTGAGCTGGGGCATGAAGTAACTGTTGTATCAGGAGCAGATGGAACATGTGGAGAATACACGCAGGATGGAGTTCGCTTTATTAACATAGATTTCTTGAATATTCTTAAAGTTGCACGTTCCCGTGGCGGACTTTCGCTTGCCAGGCAAGCTGCATTTCTACCCATCATACTCTCAAAAAAACTGAGCGGATATGACATATACCACGGGCATGTGTACACTTCCGGGATTGCTGCGAACATCCTTGCAAGAAGGTACGGCGGGGTTGCAGTGAATACTATCCATGGCTCCTACTATCCAGAATGGGATTTACTCGTGAACCCTGTGGCTGCTGCATTCTATAGATCGGTAGAACGCATCCTTGCGCCTGCTCTGGCGCATATGTCCGATATGCAAATCCATACAGGCGGTTACTTTGCACAGCAAGTGCTCAGATGGGGTGCGCAAACAGAAAAAATCAAAGTGATTTACAATGGGGTTGATGTCAAGAAGTTCAATCCGGGAATTAAACCTGTTACATCTGCCTACCACTGCCCTGTCCTTGTGACGGCAAGGAGGCTAGTCAGAAAAAACGGTGTGGACAGACTGATGCGCTTCATGCCTTTCATACTCGAGAATAAAAAGTGCAGGCTTCTTATAGTAGGCGATGGACCCGAACGCTACAATCTGATGCACCTGGCTGATGAGCTTGGTATAAAAGAGAGCGTGGATTTTCTGGGTGCAATACCTCATGAGAACATAGCAGAATACATTGCATTGGGGGACATCGCAGTGGTACCCAGTATAGTGGAGGCTTCAAGCATCTTTATGCTTGAAGCCATGGCGATGTGCAAGCCTGTTGTCGCAACGGGTGCATGGGGGCTTGAAGAAATCATAAACGGAAAGAATGGTGTGCTCACGGATGCCGAACACCTCGGGGAAGAAATTGCAGTGCTGCTCTCCGACGAGCGAAGGTTAAAGGAAATTGGGAAGAATGCACGCAGGTATGTGATCGAAAACCATACCTGGGAAAAGATTGCAAAACGTATAGAATACGAATATCTCAGGCTCTTGTGACATTCACCCATAAATGAAGATTTCTGTAAGGTGCTGTGAAGTTATTTT
This portion of the Candidatus Methanoperedens sp. genome encodes:
- a CDS encoding polysaccharide deacetylase family protein, which codes for MVTNILTVDVEDWYMDTDISTWDLYEDRVVESTNKIIELLNESNIRATFFILGYVAEHFPDLVKRIREENHEIATHGYSHTPITQQTQSEFEEDLIKSVRILEKITGDKVMGYRACQFTVMEETAWAIDVLKRNGLKYDSSVFPIKTHLYGVPDAPLSPYHISSANIKKEADPVEEFLEIPLSVYRLPFVHKNIPIAGGFYLRLFPYWFIKYAINRINKENRYVIFYIHPWELDSDQPRVNSLKWYHYYKLSSTEKKFKKLLKEFRFASIREEILHE
- the wecB gene encoding UDP-N-acetylglucosamine 2-epimerase (non-hydrolyzing) gives rise to the protein MSLAIILGTRPEIIKMSPVMRECERRSLDYFILHTGQHYSYSMDRVFFEQLELPEAKYNLEVGSGEHGEQTGRMMAGIEKVLIKEKPDAVMVQGDTNTVLAGALAASKLGITVGHVEAGLRSYDRRMPEELNRVLADHASGYLFAPTEKSREILLHEGIPEEKIFVTGNTIVDAVHQNLRLAKEKSILEKLNVEPNEYFLLTAHRQENVDDPARFTAMLKGIEKLSHEFDIPVIYPIHPRSRKRMEEFKIRTNGYIRLIEPLDFLDFLKLESNARLVLTDSGGVQEETCILGVPCVTLRDNTERPETVEVGSNMLAGVEPERVVECARSMLAKGNGWRNPFGDGKAAERIGRVMAGRISDDEF
- a CDS encoding glycosyltransferase family 2 protein, with translation MTGAITAIIPAFNEEVSIGSVVLRCRQHADRVIVVEDGSKDHTAEIAEIAGAKVIRHPTNKGKGAALKTGFQVAAQNGTKVIVTLDSDGQHNPEEIPKLVAPILNGEADMVNGSRYMNGNGKNTPFYRRIGQNVLDTATNLNSGLHITDTQSGFRAFAASAVPAFKFRQSGFGIESEMLMDAASAGLRVKEVEIGVRYDVDCSTENPVSHGVRVLMKVLADMELNRPLVYFTVPGIVFAIVGIGMGLSFLRSFYLGGSLRFGPTLLMILLTLVGFFMAFTGMILHTMSRLIREKREVKA
- a CDS encoding exosortase/archaeosortase family protein, whose product is MHRSLSIEMTVQSPSIALNSHSVDTKDFYSCTTMNLMDIALKQRIGYFFIFASAAAVLFNPLKSLSNLSPEYFTLNGVYPWAVLFLCVIFLFAKRREIRDAKPAPWFAAGGAGIVIASFFLPAVALEFEIFRLLLAWVGLAFVFFGEAASLPALLLCIYGFGIAFPKLVNTFAGVQYAQATTWMVYTIAKNFITITTSGTAISMTTLSSERLIVIINAECSGAASISVFLAVFALMSLDIPLPRKQWAAMLLFGIIGTSIQNLLRLMLLLFAGYYFGPSAVEGGESFAGYIIFPLWYAFFALVYLKYARRNRMRIGQKMGNSFF
- a CDS encoding type II CAAX endopeptidase family protein — encoded protein: MVNYISKKIEFSHTSSRFFILLIFIAIIVSEYIFAFKDVSYGIVLSLFITIAIYVTISVTRMEGDFVNSAESLALIPIYVLFTASLPWFFISQQYLLPAVYSLILALCFWHINERNIDLHELGFRSEGALKYALIGAALAIPTGIIEYIILMPSPSFPSFEITILLRDALYMLLFVALAEELLFRGIIMNDLKKVFGLRTAILAQSAMFGIMHMTWRSSYEIAFTFFAGVLLGYFYYRTRSLVGPIVMHGMNNIILVSLMPYIFPVVHKWFT
- a CDS encoding polysaccharide deacetylase family protein, coding for MKAGLRVDVDCIADALALPALLDILEKYDSRATFFIVTGPDDTFRNIGHYAGKKILDLPLRRYGMGFFHGLLKKHVESHPNLKILIDTEHEIGLHGYRHYEWMNFLQGKSKEEISTMISKGCELFENEFGFPPSSFASPGFRTSNEYLLALDDFGFDYSSDFYGDRAFYPEINGKRLKTMQVPVSMLSTGELGADDSDILRRVKELCKSEYFVFYIHPSYESVFKKNLLEQILNLTGGTRTLSEIHENPSDI
- a CDS encoding glycosyltransferase family 4 protein, yielding MKILQIYELDPLKRIGGVEVAVFELSRHLAELGHEVTVVSGADGTCGEYTQDGVRFINIDFLNILKVARSRGGLSLARQAAFLPIILSKKLSGYDIYHGHVYTSGIAANILARRYGGVAVNTIHGSYYPEWDLLVNPVAAAFYRSVERILAPALAHMSDMQIHTGGYFAQQVLRWGAQTEKIKVIYNGVDVKKFNPGIKPVTSAYHCPVLVTARRLVRKNGVDRLMRFMPFILENKKCRLLIVGDGPERYNLMHLADELGIKESVDFLGAIPHENIAEYIALGDIAVVPSIVEASSIFMLEAMAMCKPVVATGAWGLEEIINGKNGVLTDAEHLGEEIAVLLSDERRLKEIGKNARRYVIENHTWEKIAKRIEYEYLRLL